One window of Papio anubis isolate 15944 chromosome 10, Panubis1.0, whole genome shotgun sequence genomic DNA carries:
- the CXCR1 gene encoding C-X-C chemokine receptor type 1 isoform X1 encodes MSNATDPQMWGDDFDLNFTGMPPTDEDYSPCRLETESLNKYVVIVTYALVFLLSLLGNSLVMLVILYSRVGRSVTDVYLLNLAMADLLFALTLPIWAASKVNGWIFGTLLCKVVSLLKEVNFYSGILLLACISVDRYLAIVHATRTLIQKRHSVRFVCLICWGLSVILSLPFFLFRQAYHRNNSSPVCYEVLGNDTAKWRMVLRIVPHTFGFILPLLIMLFCYGFTLHTLFKAHIGQKHRAMKVIFAVVLIFLLCWLPYHLVLLADTLMRTHLIKESCERRDDIGRALDATEILGVLHSCLNPIIYAFIGQNFRHGFLKILATHGLVSKEFLARHHVTSYTSSSVNVSSNL; translated from the coding sequence ATGTCGAATGCTACAGATCCACAGATGTGGGGTGATGACTTTGATCTAAATTTCACTGGCATGCCACCTACAGATGAAGATTATAGCCCCTGTAGGCTAGAGACTGAGTCACTCAACAAGTATGTTGTGATTGTCACCTATGCCCTAGTGTTCCTGCTGAGCCTGCTGGGAAATTCTCTCGTGATGCTGGTCATCTTATACAGCAGGGTCGGCCGTTCCGTCACTGATGTCTACCTGCTGAACCTGGCCATGGCCGACCTACTCTTTGCCCTGACCTTGCCCATCTGGGCTGCCTCCAAGGTGAATGGCTGGATTTTTGGCACACTCCTGTGCAAGGTGGTCTCACTCCTGAAGGAAGTCAACTTCTACAGTGGCATCCTGCTACTGGCCTGCATCAGTGTGGACCGTTACCTGGCCATTGTCCATGCCACACGCACACTGATCCAGAAGCGTCACTCAGTCAGATTTGTTTGTCTCATTTGCTGGGGACTGTCTGTGATTCTGTCCCTGCCCTTCTTCCTTTTCCGCCAGGCTTATCATCGAAACAACTCCAGTCCAGTTTGCTATGAGGTCCTGGGAAATGACACAGCAAAATGGCGGATGGTGTTGCGGATCGTGCCTCACACCTTTGGCTTCATCTTGCCGCTGCTGATCATGCTGTTCTGCTATGGATTCACCCTGCATACGCTGTTTAAGGCCCACATAGGGCAGAAGCACCGGGCCATGAAGGTCATCTTTGCTGTCGTCCTCATCTTCCTGCTCTGCTGGCTGCCCTACCACCTGGTCCTGCTTGCAGACACCCTCATGAGGACCCACCTGATCAAGGAGAGCTGTGAGCGCCGCGATGACATTGGCCGGGCCCTGGATGCCACCGAGATTCTGGGAGTTCTCCATAGTTGCCTCAACCCCATCATCTACGCCTTCATCGGTCAAAATTTTCGCCATGGATTCCTCAAGATCCTGGCCACACATGGCCTGGTCAGCAAGGAATTTTTGGCACGTCATCATGTTACCTCCTACACTTCTTCCTCTGTCAATGTCTCTTCCAACCTCTGA
- the CXCR1 gene encoding C-X-C chemokine receptor type 1 isoform X2: protein MSNATDPQMWGDDFDLNFTGMPPTDEDYSPCRLETESLNKYVVIVTYALVFLLSLLGNSLVMLVILYSRVGRSVTDVYLLNLAMADLLFALTLPIWAASKAYHRNNSSPVCYEVLGNDTAKWRMVLRIVPHTFGFILPLLIMLFCYGFTLHTLFKAHIGQKHRAMKVIFAVVLIFLLCWLPYHLVLLADTLMRTHLIKESCERRDDIGRALDATEILGVLHSCLNPIIYAFIGQNFRHGFLKILATHGLVSKEFLARHHVTSYTSSSVNVSSNL, encoded by the exons ATGTCGAATGCTACAGATCCACAGATGTGGGGTGATGACTTTGATCTAAATTTCACTGGCATGCCACCTACAGATGAAGATTATAGCCCCTGTAGGCTAGAGACTGAGTCACTCAACAAGTATGTTGTGATTGTCACCTATGCCCTAGTGTTCCTGCTGAGCCTGCTGGGAAATTCTCTCGTGATGCTGGTCATCTTATACAGCAGGGTCGGCCGTTCCGTCACTGATGTCTACCTGCTGAACCTGGCCATGGCCGACCTACTCTTTGCCCTGACCTTGCCCATCTGGGCTGCCTCCAAG GCTTATCATCGAAACAACTCCAGTCCAGTTTGCTATGAGGTCCTGGGAAATGACACAGCAAAATGGCGGATGGTGTTGCGGATCGTGCCTCACACCTTTGGCTTCATCTTGCCGCTGCTGATCATGCTGTTCTGCTATGGATTCACCCTGCATACGCTGTTTAAGGCCCACATAGGGCAGAAGCACCGGGCCATGAAGGTCATCTTTGCTGTCGTCCTCATCTTCCTGCTCTGCTGGCTGCCCTACCACCTGGTCCTGCTTGCAGACACCCTCATGAGGACCCACCTGATCAAGGAGAGCTGTGAGCGCCGCGATGACATTGGCCGGGCCCTGGATGCCACCGAGATTCTGGGAGTTCTCCATAGTTGCCTCAACCCCATCATCTACGCCTTCATCGGTCAAAATTTTCGCCATGGATTCCTCAAGATCCTGGCCACACATGGCCTGGTCAGCAAGGAATTTTTGGCACGTCATCATGTTACCTCCTACACTTCTTCCTCTGTCAATGTCTCTTCCAACCTCTGA